The following are encoded together in the Diachasmimorpha longicaudata isolate KC_UGA_2023 chromosome 3, iyDiaLong2, whole genome shotgun sequence genome:
- the LOC135160945 gene encoding arf-GAP domain and FG repeat-containing protein 1 isoform X2, producing MASAKRKHDEKHLKILRELVSQGGNKECFDCRQRGPTYVNMTIGSFVCTSCSGMLRGLTPPHRVKSISMATFTQEEIEFIKERGNEHCRRIWLGLVNANNQPTLDTKDEQKMKDLMTAKYELKRYYLDPSMASENNSPQTVEKSRLYNDKLSLLPKTLADNSPKNRSLDANSTQNANTLQKPNQRKVLNGGRSNQSIPRVPNVGTLPVLCTPNGKKKNIEPVDAFTADFADFSRAQDSFASTTSRFPPPIEQPSFANFDNNPAFDSTQNTDLSATFTQTGKPYMSNFNGINAPPSEDRYAALKDLDSMMKKTQLKEDTPTATLASPPWITNNSNSLWGNDQSHVISNPFTGTDSWRPSLHVMNNNNMQSVDNTICSPANPFRQMQFPVNNESQWISFGSQNTSEVHPSSQVMTPLPGKVWHPTVTAYQANPFMVGTGVGNPARSSNNPFL from the exons ATGGCGTCAGCAAAGAGAAAGCACGACGAGAAACATCTGAAAATACTCCGGGAACTAGTGTCACAAGGTGGTAATAAAGAGTGTTTCGATTGCAGACAGCGTGGACCAACGTACGTAAACATGACAATTGGTTCATTCGTCTGTACCTCATGCTCTGGGATGTT GAGAGGTTTGACACCTCCGCACAGAGTAAAATCAATCTCCATGGCGACATTTACCCAAGAGGAGATTGAGTTCATAAAGGAGCGGGGAAATGAGCACTGCAGAAGGATATGGCTTGGTCTGGTGAACGCAAATAATCAGCCGACCTTAGACACTAAAGACGAGCAAAAAATGAAGGATCTCATGACAGCGAAGTACGAGTTAAAGAGATACTACTTGGATCCATCGATGgccagtgaaaataattctcctcAAACAGTGGAGAAAAGTCGACTGTATAACGACAAACTGTCGTTATTACCCAAAACTCTAGCTGATAATTCTCCTAAAAATCGTTCCCTCGATGCTAATTCAACGCAGAATGCAAACACATTGCAAAAACCAAATCAGAGGAAGGTGTTGAATGGGGGAAGATCTAATCAAAGTATACCGAGAGTACCTAATGTTGGCACTCTGCCAGTGTTATGTACGCCGAAtgggaagaagaaaaatattgaacccGTTGATGCTTTTACCGCTGATTTCGCTGACTTCAGCCGAGCCCAGGACTCATTCGCATCCACTACGTCACGCTTCCCTCCGCCCATTGAACAGCCGTCCTTTGctaattttgataataatcCGGCGTTTGATTCAACACAGA ATACTGACTTATCAGCAACATTCACGCAAACCGGGAAACCCTACATGTCCAATTTCAATGGGATCAATGCCCCACCATCAGAAGACCGATATGCAGCCTTGAAGGACTTGGACTCGATGATGAAAAAGACGCAGTTGAAAGAGGACACACCCACTGCCACTCTGGCATCTCCGCCGTGGATAACGAATAACTCGAaca GTCTCTGGGGCAATGATCAGAGCCACGTTATTTCAAATCCATTCACAGGAACCGACTCGTGGCGACCATCGCTACATGTCatgaacaataataatatgcAATCTGTGGACAATACGATCTGCAGTCCTGCGAATCCATTTAGACAAATGCAATTCCCGGTTAACAATG AATCCCAATGGATATCCTTTGGATCTCAAAATACCAGTGAGGTACATCCATCTAGTCAAGTGATGACTCCACTCCCCGGAAAAGTCTGGCATCCGACAGTAACCGCTTATCAGGCAAACCCTTTCATG GTGGGCACTGGTGTGGGAAATCCGGCAAGGAGTTCGAACAATCCATTTTTATGA
- the LOC135160945 gene encoding arf-GAP domain and FG repeat-containing protein 1 isoform X1, producing MASAKRKHDEKHLKILRELVSQGGNKECFDCRQRGPTYVNMTIGSFVCTSCSGMLRGLTPPHRVKSISMATFTQEEIEFIKERGNEHCRRIWLGLVNANNQPTLDTKDEQKMKDLMTAKYELKRYYLDPSMASENNSPQTVEKSRLYNDKLSLLPKTLADNSPKNRSLDANSTQNANTLQKPNQRKVLNGGRSNQSIPRVPNVGTLPVLCTPNGKKKNIEPVDAFTADFADFSRAQDSFASTTSRFPPPIEQPSFANFDNNPAFDSTQNTDLSATFTQTGKPYMSNFNGINAPPSEDRYAALKDLDSMMKKTQLKEDTPTATLASPPWITNNSNTGLWGNDQSHVISNPFTGTDSWRPSLHVMNNNNMQSVDNTICSPANPFRQMQFPVNNESQWISFGSQNTSEVHPSSQVMTPLPGKVWHPTVTAYQANPFMVGTGVGNPARSSNNPFL from the exons ATGGCGTCAGCAAAGAGAAAGCACGACGAGAAACATCTGAAAATACTCCGGGAACTAGTGTCACAAGGTGGTAATAAAGAGTGTTTCGATTGCAGACAGCGTGGACCAACGTACGTAAACATGACAATTGGTTCATTCGTCTGTACCTCATGCTCTGGGATGTT GAGAGGTTTGACACCTCCGCACAGAGTAAAATCAATCTCCATGGCGACATTTACCCAAGAGGAGATTGAGTTCATAAAGGAGCGGGGAAATGAGCACTGCAGAAGGATATGGCTTGGTCTGGTGAACGCAAATAATCAGCCGACCTTAGACACTAAAGACGAGCAAAAAATGAAGGATCTCATGACAGCGAAGTACGAGTTAAAGAGATACTACTTGGATCCATCGATGgccagtgaaaataattctcctcAAACAGTGGAGAAAAGTCGACTGTATAACGACAAACTGTCGTTATTACCCAAAACTCTAGCTGATAATTCTCCTAAAAATCGTTCCCTCGATGCTAATTCAACGCAGAATGCAAACACATTGCAAAAACCAAATCAGAGGAAGGTGTTGAATGGGGGAAGATCTAATCAAAGTATACCGAGAGTACCTAATGTTGGCACTCTGCCAGTGTTATGTACGCCGAAtgggaagaagaaaaatattgaacccGTTGATGCTTTTACCGCTGATTTCGCTGACTTCAGCCGAGCCCAGGACTCATTCGCATCCACTACGTCACGCTTCCCTCCGCCCATTGAACAGCCGTCCTTTGctaattttgataataatcCGGCGTTTGATTCAACACAGA ATACTGACTTATCAGCAACATTCACGCAAACCGGGAAACCCTACATGTCCAATTTCAATGGGATCAATGCCCCACCATCAGAAGACCGATATGCAGCCTTGAAGGACTTGGACTCGATGATGAAAAAGACGCAGTTGAAAGAGGACACACCCACTGCCACTCTGGCATCTCCGCCGTGGATAACGAATAACTCGAaca caGGTCTCTGGGGCAATGATCAGAGCCACGTTATTTCAAATCCATTCACAGGAACCGACTCGTGGCGACCATCGCTACATGTCatgaacaataataatatgcAATCTGTGGACAATACGATCTGCAGTCCTGCGAATCCATTTAGACAAATGCAATTCCCGGTTAACAATG AATCCCAATGGATATCCTTTGGATCTCAAAATACCAGTGAGGTACATCCATCTAGTCAAGTGATGACTCCACTCCCCGGAAAAGTCTGGCATCCGACAGTAACCGCTTATCAGGCAAACCCTTTCATG GTGGGCACTGGTGTGGGAAATCCGGCAAGGAGTTCGAACAATCCATTTTTATGA
- the LOC135160949 gene encoding SH2/SH3 adapter protein dreadlocks isoform X2 has product MSSLKIGKTNQDDVCYVVAKYDYNAQGAQELDLRKNERYLLLDDSKHWWRVQSARGQAGYVPSNYVKKEKPSLFDSIKKKVKKGSGSKTLPSGNSPSRAVESPIMARRLPADPSEAIGTAVVKYNYQAQQADELSLVKGTRILILEKSNDGWWRGQSGTQAGWFPSNYTQEEGDADDTLHTYAMAENVLDIVVALYSFSSNNDQELSFEKGDRLEILDRPPADPEWYKARNGQGQIGLVPRNYLQELSEYLTQPYRDRGMTSSEISTGDSLERRPDPGDRPHLVGKPWYYGSITRSQCDNLLNQHGHDGDFLIRDSETNMGDYSVSLKAPGRNKHFRVHVEGALYCIGQRKFHTLDQLVDHYQRAPIYTNKQGEKLYLVRPLPKGNSNSNGC; this is encoded by the exons ATGTCGAGCTTAAAAATTG GCAAGACGAACCAAGACGACGTATGCTACGTTGTCGCCAAGTACGACTACAATGCCCAGGGTGCCCAGGAGCTCGATCTACGTAAGAACGAGCGTTACCTGCTGCTTGATGATTCAAAGCACTGGTGGAGAGTCCAAAGTGCACGTGGACAAGCCGGCTATGTGCCGAGTAATTACGTTAAAAAGGAAAAACCGTCCCTGTTTGACAGTATAAAGAAGAAGGTTAAAAAGGGCTCGGGTTCAAAGACACTGCCGTCCGGTAATTCACCGTCACGGGCTGTTGAATCACCAATAATGGCACGTAGATTGCCAGCTGATCCTAGTGAAGCCATTGGCACAGCTGTTGTCAAGTATAATTATCAAGCACAACAGGCTGATGAATTATCATTGGTAAAGGGTACACGTATTCTAATTCTTGAGAAGAGTAACGATGGCTGGTGGAGGGGACAGAGTGGAACACAGGCTGGTTGGTTTCCATCAAATTATACGCAAGAGGAGGGAGATGCTGATGATACACTTCACACTTATGCAATGGCTGAGAATGTGCTTGATATCGTTGTTGCACTTTACTCATTCTCATCGAATAACGATCAGGAATTGTCATTTGAGAAGGGTGACAGACTGGAGATACTCGATCGTCCACCAGCTGATCCAGAGTGGTACAAAGCCAGAAATGGACAGGGACAGATTGGTCTTGTGCCTAGAAATTATTTACAGGAGTTGAGTGAATATTTAACACAACCTTATCGTGATCGAGGAATGACAAGTAGTGAAATTAGCACTGGGGATTCGTTGGAACGAAGGCCAGATCCTGGTGACAGGCCTCATCTTGTGGGAAAACCGTGGTATTATGGCAGCATTACGAGATCACAGTGCGATAATCTACTCAATCAGCATGGACATGACGGAGATTTTCTTATAAGAGACAGTGAGACCAAT ATGGGCGATTACTCGGTCTCTCTAAAAGCACCTGGTCGCAATAAACACTTCAGGGTGCACGTGGAAGGTGCTCTATATTGTATCGGTCAAAGAAAATTCCACACACTCGATCAACTCGTTGATCATTATCAACGAGCACCTATTTATACCAACAAGCAGGGAGAAAAATTGTACTTGGTGCGTCCCCTGCCGAAAGGTAATTCCAATAGCAATGGTTGCTAA
- the LOC135160949 gene encoding SH2/SH3 adapter protein dreadlocks isoform X1 — translation MAAMKHGKTNQDDVCYVVAKYDYNAQGAQELDLRKNERYLLLDDSKHWWRVQSARGQAGYVPSNYVKKEKPSLFDSIKKKVKKGSGSKTLPSGNSPSRAVESPIMARRLPADPSEAIGTAVVKYNYQAQQADELSLVKGTRILILEKSNDGWWRGQSGTQAGWFPSNYTQEEGDADDTLHTYAMAENVLDIVVALYSFSSNNDQELSFEKGDRLEILDRPPADPEWYKARNGQGQIGLVPRNYLQELSEYLTQPYRDRGMTSSEISTGDSLERRPDPGDRPHLVGKPWYYGSITRSQCDNLLNQHGHDGDFLIRDSETNMGDYSVSLKAPGRNKHFRVHVEGALYCIGQRKFHTLDQLVDHYQRAPIYTNKQGEKLYLVRPLPKGNSNSNGC, via the exons ATGGCAGCCATGAAGCATG GCAAGACGAACCAAGACGACGTATGCTACGTTGTCGCCAAGTACGACTACAATGCCCAGGGTGCCCAGGAGCTCGATCTACGTAAGAACGAGCGTTACCTGCTGCTTGATGATTCAAAGCACTGGTGGAGAGTCCAAAGTGCACGTGGACAAGCCGGCTATGTGCCGAGTAATTACGTTAAAAAGGAAAAACCGTCCCTGTTTGACAGTATAAAGAAGAAGGTTAAAAAGGGCTCGGGTTCAAAGACACTGCCGTCCGGTAATTCACCGTCACGGGCTGTTGAATCACCAATAATGGCACGTAGATTGCCAGCTGATCCTAGTGAAGCCATTGGCACAGCTGTTGTCAAGTATAATTATCAAGCACAACAGGCTGATGAATTATCATTGGTAAAGGGTACACGTATTCTAATTCTTGAGAAGAGTAACGATGGCTGGTGGAGGGGACAGAGTGGAACACAGGCTGGTTGGTTTCCATCAAATTATACGCAAGAGGAGGGAGATGCTGATGATACACTTCACACTTATGCAATGGCTGAGAATGTGCTTGATATCGTTGTTGCACTTTACTCATTCTCATCGAATAACGATCAGGAATTGTCATTTGAGAAGGGTGACAGACTGGAGATACTCGATCGTCCACCAGCTGATCCAGAGTGGTACAAAGCCAGAAATGGACAGGGACAGATTGGTCTTGTGCCTAGAAATTATTTACAGGAGTTGAGTGAATATTTAACACAACCTTATCGTGATCGAGGAATGACAAGTAGTGAAATTAGCACTGGGGATTCGTTGGAACGAAGGCCAGATCCTGGTGACAGGCCTCATCTTGTGGGAAAACCGTGGTATTATGGCAGCATTACGAGATCACAGTGCGATAATCTACTCAATCAGCATGGACATGACGGAGATTTTCTTATAAGAGACAGTGAGACCAAT ATGGGCGATTACTCGGTCTCTCTAAAAGCACCTGGTCGCAATAAACACTTCAGGGTGCACGTGGAAGGTGCTCTATATTGTATCGGTCAAAGAAAATTCCACACACTCGATCAACTCGTTGATCATTATCAACGAGCACCTATTTATACCAACAAGCAGGGAGAAAAATTGTACTTGGTGCGTCCCCTGCCGAAAGGTAATTCCAATAGCAATGGTTGCTAA